A window from Pseudomonadota bacterium encodes these proteins:
- a CDS encoding type II toxin-antitoxin system RelE/ParE family toxin, with amino-acid sequence MRIIWSPLAIDRTTEIAEYIAQDNPSAATSWVETLFDKVQLLKSSPKSGRIVPETHREDFRELIYGNYRIIYRVDKSKISVLTVRHGKQILPTEEIRHNKRIPDGKNVRGADAASFGGPLVTQNVEPVEKV; translated from the coding sequence ATGAGAATCATTTGGTCTCCCCTCGCAATAGACAGGACAACAGAAATTGCGGAATACATTGCTCAAGACAATCCCTCAGCAGCCACAAGTTGGGTAGAAACTTTATTTGACAAGGTTCAACTCCTCAAATCATCACCTAAAAGTGGCCGAATAGTTCCGGAAACACATAGAGAAGACTTTCGAGAGTTGATTTATGGAAATTACAGAATTATCTACCGGGTAGATAAAAGCAAAATATCTGTACTTACTGTTCGGCATGGCAAACAAATTTTGCCGACAGAAGAAATAAGGCATAACAAGCGCATACCAGACGGGAAGAACGTTCGCGGCGCTGACGCGGCAAGTTTTGGCGGCCCGCTTGTTACCCAAAACGTTGAGCCTGTAGAAAAAGTATAA